One Nicotiana tomentosiformis chromosome 4, ASM39032v3, whole genome shotgun sequence genomic window carries:
- the LOC138910496 gene encoding uncharacterized protein, with protein sequence MVGEGGILVDKDLRDLMVEVRRVNDMLMTIKLVVRDFTLNIISAYAPQEDLDEEVKRHFWEDLEEMVCGIPHAEKLYIGGNFNGHIGASPWGYDDVHGGFGFGDRNRGRTSLLDFARAYDLVIANSSFPKKREHLVIFRSSVIETQIDYLLCRKSDRGLCTDCKVIPSKNLSTLHRLLVMDLEITRKRRKRAMYSQYKIKWGSLMKVKYIREAAREVLGISKGYSSGQKGYWWWNGEVQRKVETKKATYLKLVKSVEEEEKRANMEHYKLAMKEAKLVVTAAKTAAFSRLYEELESRGGDKRLFRLAKARERKAHDLDQVKCIKDEEGRVLLDQGHIRRRWQTYFYSLLNEERNRSIVLGDLELSGSHCDFGYCRRIKVDEIEVDMCKMSRGKATGLDEIPVESWKSAGKAGLECLTRIFNVIFRMKKMPEE encoded by the exons ATGGTGGGGGAAGGAGGTATCTTGGTTGATAAGGACCTTCGTGATCTAATGGTGGAGGTTAGGAGGGTGAATGACATGCTAATGACTATTAAGCTAGTTGTGAGAGATTTTACTTTGAACATAATCAGTGCGTACGCACCCCAAGAAGACTTGGATGAGGAAGTCAAGAGGCATTTTTGGGAAGATTTGGAAGAGATGGTGTGTGGTATCCCGCATGCCGAGAAGCTTTACATAGGAGGAAATTTCAACGGCCACATTGGAGCGTCACCTTGGGGGTATGATGATGTGCATGGTGGCTTTGGTTTTGGAGATAGAAACCGAGGAAGAACGTCTCTGCTGGACTTCGCTAGAGCATAtgatttggtgatagcaaactcgagtttCCCGAAGAAGAGGGAGCACTTAGTCATCTTTCGGAGTTCGGTGATcgagactcagattgattatttactctgcaggaagtccgatagaggtctttgcacggattgcaaggtcatcccgagtaagaacctctcgacccttcataggctcctggtcatggaccttgagatTACGAGGAAGAGAAGGAAGAGGGCGATGTATAGCCAATATAAGATCAAGTGGGGATCCTTGATGAAAGTTAAA TACATTAGGGAAGCCGCGAGAGAGGTATTAGGCATCTCAAAGGGTTATTCTAGTGGTCAAAAAGGatactggtggtggaatggagaggtgcaaAGAAAAGTGGAAACCAAGAAAGCAACGTATCTGAAGCTAGTGAAAAGTGTAGAGGAGGAGGAAAAGAGAGCGAATATggagcattataagttggctaTGAAAGAGGCAAAACTAGTAGTTACGGCGGCCAAGACTGCAGCTTTTAGTCgtttgtatgaggaactcgagagcagaggtggggataagaggttgttcaggttagccaaggcgcgagaaaggaaggcgcatgacttggaccaagtgaagtgcatcaaggacgaagaaggtagagttttgttggatcaAGGGCATATCcgtcggagatggcagacctacttctATAGTCTCTTGAATGAGGAGAGGAACAGAAGTattgtactgggtgatttggaactctccgggagtcattgtgactttgggtattgtaggcgaaTTAAAGTTGATGAAATTGAGGTAGATAtgtgtaagatgagtaggggcaaagcgaccgggctggatgaaatcccggtggagtcttggaagagtgcgggcaaggcagGCTTGGAATGCCTCACTAggatatttaatgtcatttttagaatgaAGAAAATGCCCGAAGAGTAG